The genomic DNA TAATATTCAATACCCAACCCAAATTCTAATTttctagtttatttatttattaaggtttttatACTGTATGCCACCTGTTATGCAGGCATTTTTATCCCAGCTTTTCCTCCAATAAGCTcatggttgccccccccccacctcattgaatcccctgcaacaaccctgtgaggtaggctaggctgagtgaTAATGACTGTCCCAAGCTCACCTAGTGCACTTCATtgagagtggggatttgaaccctggtctcccacgtcTGACCACTATACACCACACAGGCAGTGTATAGTAGTATCataaaatacagtacaaaatGTACAAATACGATTAAAATCTAGCCCAGTCAAGTAGCTTACACTTAATTTATGCCACAATCAATTGTGATCTGCTTGTTACTTCCCTGACGAGTCCCAACGGTTCAGAATTGCTGAAACGAAATGTCCGGAAATTGTAGCAccgaaagcaaacaaaaaaacaaggtgAAGGCATATCAGCAAGTTGAATATTGAGCCACGACTGACCAGAGCCTTGCACCGCAGTGatgaaaaatgtgcattttttaccAGGGAGCCCTGGTAATCGAGAGGGGAATTGCATGTATAATCCTGAGGCCAATCAGGCAGCAATGATGGTTTTGCTGCTGCTAAGTCCTGAATATCCCCGGAACAAGAACAATTGTAGAGATTGTGGCCAGCTTTCAAGCTCTGCAGACGCTGGAGACGCTTGCCGGGAAGTTGCGAGATCTGGTTTTGATCAAGACTGAGGACCTGCAGACTAGGAAGCCTGTCAAGTGAGGGAACAGTTTGCAGCCTGTTTTTGGACAGGTAGAGCTCTTTCAAGCCAGGGAGTGAGAGGTCAAGGGTAAAAATGTTATTGGCACTCAGGTCTAATATCTCAATGTTGGGTGGCAGAGAGCTGTCTATTTGCTCTAACCCTGTGTTGGACAAATTAAAAATATGAAGTGAATGTGGCCacgtgcaggaggaggaggaaaagactCGGGGCTGAAAGTTATTCTGACTTAGGTCTAAGTGAGTGAGCATCTTGAGATGACCAAGAGTCTTGCACACAGTCTCAAAAGAAGTCAGATTGTTGTGGTGGAGTTTTAAGATCTGGAGTTGCAGGAAAACCCCTTTGCAGAATGTTGACTTCATGGTTTGGTCCTGGAAATTGTTTCCCGAAACATCCAGCAAATGCAACGCTGTGAACATCTTGCTAATTTCGCACGGGACAGATGTGACTTGCGACTCTGTAACCGTCAGGTTCTGCAGGGTCTCCAGCCACCTTCTCAGGCGGGACATGTTCAGCCTGTCATCCAGAGGGGCAGTGGTCACTTTGTGAAAGCGCAAGGAAGAAACCTTCAGGTCCAGCCAACCTGAGAGTCTCCAGTGATCGGCTCTAAGGAAAGTACAGTTTACAAATTCAAGTTCTGAGACCTGAGTGTAGGAAAGGAAATGCAGGGACCCTGGCAAGAGAACCTCTGGCACAATGAGGTCTGTAAATATGAGCTTGCGAACTAGCAGGGCCTCCAGAATATCAGTTATCTGTGAGTTTGGCTTGATTCCAGAAGAACCTGAAAATTGTTCCAGATTTCCTCCTCGAAGCTCGTATGTGGTGGCTGGAAGGCACTGAATGAAGTTATTCGCCTCTAGTGAACAAACACAGTGACGTTGGGACTCTGTAAAGTTACAGTTGCCTTTTGCTTTGGGGAGTTTCAGTCCCAGGAGAAGGGAGAACACAAAGGCCTGAGTTCTGAGCATGATGCAAACCCTGAAAAGAGAAAAGCCAcagttgttctttttttaaataatttttttttgttaaagattttattggtttacaaaagcacGTGCCAGAAAAGTCAAAGTTAAATCACAACATTATTTCCTAAAGTGTCAGCAACCATCTGCATGCTGCAGGATTTGACAGATCACATGGGGAGTCAGTGGGAACAACATATGCCACACACCTCTGAGGTTTTGTCTATTTTCTCATCCTGGGTTCCTTTGCTAGTGGGGATGGGAGAGGTAGCATGGCACCTGAGACCCTCAAATCCCTCTTCCCTCTAGAAACTATAAAGGAGGCACAGCGCAGGTCTGGCCTTGTGATGCTACTCGCCACTACGCCGGTTTCCACTCCTGGCTCAGACCCACCTGCATTTCACCATGTGAAATACCGATGTGTGCAAAAACTTCCctcacatagaaaactagcatccCAGGGAGAAGCTAGAGGACTTTGTCCTGATAGGCAAGTTTTCTATGTACAAggattatttgattttattttttgcatggaaAGCCATTCAATCTCATGAACCGCCACTTGCAGTCAGAAATGAGTTGCTGCTCACCacttaacacaggggtcagcaacctttttcagccgtgggctggtccaccgtcccttagaccatgtggtgggccggactatatttagtaataaataaataaataaatgaacgaattcctatacagtacccccaaataacccagagatgcattttttttataaaaacacacaaaaactgctgctgttgctgccgctgtgagtgtctgggaagaccgctccctcctccggccaactccatcgggcctaggaggcgggcctacactcaccaacacagcttaagaggcgccgagaagggcagcctcggctcttgctctgtaaattactattgtttgtataatgtattttacattgtaatgtagccaaagcaaattccgagtatattgaaaaatgtacttggccaataaattattattctattctattctactcatgtaaaaacaccaggcaggccccacaaataacccagagatgcattttaaataaaaggaaacattctactcatgtaaaaacatgctgattcctggattgtctgtgggccagattgagaaggcaattgggccgcatctggcccctgggccttaggttgcctacccctgacttaaAACAAACAGAAGATGGGTTTTGTTGTTTGTGAGCAATGAGGagatggggagaagagaggttCTTTTCCCTGGATACTTTTAATTAAAGAGTGAGGGGACACAGCCCTGCCCTTCTTACTTCAAATAACACATAGCCAAGGAAACAAACCTATTGTTGAGAGAAATGTGACACAAATGACACTCTTGTGCTACAACTTGCTGTTGGTTTATGGTTGCATTCAGTGATGTGGGACACAAAATTTTCCAGGGCTTAATTTTTCTGCAGAAAAGTTTACATTTCATAAGTTCTTTAATAACAATGGGTGCCAATTGCAACTAAATATTAGACAAGCTTGACACTATCAAAGTTcatagctttgtttactaaatacaagtaaaaataaACCTGCTAAATGAAATCACTCTCTAAGGACATCAGATAATCACTATATGCAAATCACCCCATTTGCATGTGcagcttttcctgtaagacccACACCACTGACTACATATAGTTCATccttagaaaataataattttcgtgtctgttatttttttttgcattctgccAGTTATAGTGCTCTCCTGGAACTGAAATCTATTTAATTATTGCTATGTTCAGAAGTAGGTCACAAAGCTAAAATAGAACTGGAAAATAGTGTAGCGTATGAGATGGCATTTCTTTACCAGCAAGGTATGTCAGAATCACAAAATGCTTTTGCATACTTAGCTAGAAGAAAGCTACCACTAAACACAGCGGGAGGgtggtggggcttacttctgaaaaTATGTGGATAATAcgtacaggattgtgctgtacaTGTGCCAGAATGGCCCTCTAGTgcttaggaggagaaaaatggcaTTTCAACAACAAAACTAAAAGTCACCTACCAACTGCTCTGGAAGTTGAGACTTGTTTCTGCCACAGATCTGCCACAGATATCCTTCTGCTCCTTTCCACACACAATCTTAGTAGCTGTCCCGTTGTGTTCGGTAGCAGCAAAGGGTCAGAGATTACTCAGTTTTACTTTTCCAGCTGAGTTCATCCTCCCAATCCGCTTCGACTTATTTTAACAGAAGCAAATAAAAGGAGGTTTCTGCGCTGCCTCTAGAACGCTCATTTTACAAGCCTTTTGAGGAACTTCCAACACAGGAAGATGTACATTGCAAAGAGCTCCAAATTGGGAAATAGTGAGAAGGAAAGTGATCTCAAATCTCAAGTTCATTTCCGAAAATTAACAGGCAGAAGGCATTATTGTCAAAAGTAGCCCAGCAGCTACATTTGTTCTACTAATTCCACATGTCCGTCCTGCACACACTTCCTGAAAGTCAGGCTAGCTCCGGGGCAGAGTATGGTATTTGTTagaattccagccaccaccttgcAGAAAAACAAGATACGTAGACCGGACTACTCAACCCCAGGCTGGCTCCTATTTAGAGCAAACAGCATGTGGTTAATGTGGTATAAAAAGCAAACAGGGAAGTCACATTCCTGAGTGCTGCTTTGTACTGGATTTTGGGCTGTCCTGTGTTAATTTTTATGTTGGTGGTACAGTACTGATAATGTTCTGATAGTGCTTTTAAGcttatttttgtttgcatttttaccAATTTATATGCTTTGTATATAAAATTCATGCAAATTCATGCGGATCTATGTAAATAATACTAGATCCGGTTTTTTACCAAGGCCCATAAAGGTTAATAAATGTGTTTCAGTAACATGGAGGGAATGTCAAAATACAAGCAGGCACTTGTAGCATACAAATCGTGAGTGGCTATACTTGCAATGAATATGCATTTTCTGTTGTATTGATGGCAACCAGTTCCATCATGTACCCTTCATAGataaggagggggcagggaacgAACAGACTTGAATTTCCAGTTTCAACAgacgtgtgtttttttaaatcttctggGGTGGGGAAGTGAGCTGTCCAAATAAATCAATTAATTTTAGGCTAGCATGACTGCAAAGAAACTAAAATAAAACTACCAAGGATGTGGTTTGTGTTCTTTCTCACTTatgtgggcaccacagttccagaaggatactgacaagctggaacgtgtccagaggagggcaaccaaaatggtcaaaggcctggaaacgatgccttatgaggaacggcttagggagctgggtatgtttagcctggagaagagaaggttaaggggtgatatgatagccatgttcaaatatatcaaaggatgtcatatagaggagggagaaaggttgttttctgctgcttcagagaagcagacatggggcaatggattcaaactacaagaaagaagattccacctcaacattaggaagaacttcctgacagtaagagctgccaaggagtgtggtggagtctcctttggaggtctttaagcagaggcttgacagccatctgtcaggaatgctttgatggtgtttcctgcttggcagggggttggactggatggcccttgtggtctcttccaactctatgattctatgtcttcatgtgtgttaaaaaaatgtgtgtgtgttgttgtttttttaaccatttAATCTGCATTCTCCAAGAAGATATTTTGCTCCCTGAGGTGAAGTAGTCCTACAGCTACTAAATTTCACATCAACACTGGCAAAAGGGTGAGCACACATGAAGGCAGCAAGCTTGCTCAGGGGACACTGGGCAGGCAATGTGGCACCCAGTTCTCTCCCCCTCAGACACCTCACAACTGTACATTGCCCAGCATCtgtgcctgaggcagctgcttcattctGCCTACTGTCAAGGCTGGCCCTGCAGTGGAGCACAAGGCTTCTGCATGCAGCTGGCTGCTGGGTTTGGCCTGAGGTTGTTAGCCAATCAGGTTCTTAATCACCAAATAGTCAATATACAGTACTGATTTTGCCAGCTTTCATCATGTCATGGTTGATGTACCTGATTGTCCTAAAAAGGGATTTTATACAGCAGCCAATGACCACTGGTATTTTTTTGTTACAGCTGCAAGAGAAGACAGACGCAAAATGCCTTGTGATCCTTTATTCATGATAAATACAACTCTGTACAAGCAATACTTCGATACACACACATTATCCTAATAATCAATCCTATGAATTGGTTGATCAGGCCAATCAGCTGGTAAGAATCACACTAAACCAGCAGTTGCTGTGGTTAGATATGGTGGGGTCCCTTTTCAAATGTATACTGTCTATGTGTACAGTATATCCTAATGGCGAACACTGGACTTTGTATATAACTTTTCTCAAAATTCCTTGCTTAGGCCGGTGCAGATCCACAAGCTGCTCTGGTGTAGATAAGCCCTCAGCCTTCTAATTCTACTTACTataagcgactggcatgagtttggccaaattgcaggaggcagtggaggataggggtgcctggcgtgctctggtccatggggtcacgatgagtcgtacacgactgaacgactgaacaacaataatcAGCAGTCAAAATGTTATGCTTCATTTCACCTAAGCTATTTTAGCCATTTCATCATCGAAATTCCCCTCTTCTATGCTAATATAATTCTCTATTCCTTAACATATCACTATTTCTTTCATATATTCAAGTTCTTTCCCATAGCTGGTGTGATATCCAACACTATTTATTTAGAGGTCCCATCAAAGAGCATATTTCTGTACTTCTTTATTTCAACGTCCCCCCCACCAAAGCATTAATATGACGAGTAGATTGACGCCTTTGCTGCAACCTGTGGGGtgctttcttttttgggggggggggggttgtctgtaACTCAAACCCCTCTCCCGCCCTAAAAAATATTTGACTTGTAGCATTAACAGTAGACTTCACTGCAGGGCTATCATAAGCTACCCTCACAATATATCCTTTCTTGCCACAGGGCTACTGCAGTgttcacaaaaagaaaaagaaaaactcacGATGCTTCATGGGCGTAGTagttatttttgtggggggggggggcagaaccgacatGGTTGGTCAGCTAgtaaagtatttctattgttttacttgatcgcgggggagggcagtgacgttTATTGCAGGGATGTGGCAAACCGCCCTCTCAGCCTTAGTTAGACCCCCCGCTAGTCCCCATATTAAACACTGGCCTGCGCTGTAGGGCTGTTGTAAGACAAGCTTTCCGTCAAAGTCACCCTTCCTGTCTTTAGTAAGAGACTAAGAGGGACTATGTGTGCATTGGAATAAGCAGTATAAATTACAATGTATAAGACCTGAATGACCTCATCTCTTTGCTCCTATCTCGTTTCCAAAAGATGCTAAAGAAAAATCTCGAATTCCTAAGGGGCACCTCTTACTTCTGCCCGGGGAGAAGGTTGAAAATAACATCGCAATGTGACAAAGGAACTCATTCATCCTGGGAGCTCGACGACTCTACACTTTGGGGGTCTATAGTTCCCTTCATTGAGTTTTTCCTTTCCCGGACGGAGGGGCAAGCCCCCACCCTCTGCGCAGGCGCACTGAGCCGATAGTTGAAACATCCGCCAAGATGGCCGCCCCTCATTTTCCTTACTTCCTTTCCTCCGGCCGCGACCCTGTCTGATAGCTTTGGGTTTGTTGCCCTGGCAACCGCGCGGAGTTGGTCTGTGCCTGGACCAAGGCCTCCGCCCGGCCCCCATTCCGGTTGCGACGGCTCTGCTTGTCCATCTCTCTTGCCGATCAGATACCTTCcccgctctcctcctcctcctcctcccggcttTGCTGAGAGGCAGGCCCGGCTCCTCTGGGCGGGAAGAGGGTGAAGGCCCTTGAGCCGTGGGCCGCGCGGGGGGAGCCATATCATTGAGTCCATGTCAGGGGGAAAaggcggggtgcaaataaatatataataataagtGCACGCAAATGTGTGGCTCTGTGGACACGAGTTGGGAGCCGACAGTAGTGACCAGCTGCTGGTCCTTTTAAAGGGACAGCTCTGCCCCCATTTTTAGGAGGGGTGCTCTATATGT from Lacerta agilis isolate rLacAgi1 chromosome 7, rLacAgi1.pri, whole genome shotgun sequence includes the following:
- the CD14 gene encoding monocyte differentiation antigen CD14: MLRTQAFVFSLLLGLKLPKAKGNCNFTESQRHCVCSLEANNFIQCLPATTYELRGGNLEQFSGSSGIKPNSQITDILEALLVRKLIFTDLIVPEVLLPGSLHFLSYTQVSELEFVNCTFLRADHWRLSGWLDLKVSSLRFHKVTTAPLDDRLNMSRLRRWLETLQNLTVTESQVTSVPCEISKMFTALHLLDVSGNNFQDQTMKSTFCKGVFLQLQILKLHHNNLTSFETVCKTLGHLKMLTHLDLSQNNFQPRVFSSSSCTWPHSLHIFNLSNTGLEQIDSSLPPNIEILDLSANNIFTLDLSLPGLKELYLSKNRLQTVPSLDRLPSLQVLSLDQNQISQLPGKRLQRLQSLKAGHNLYNCSCSGDIQDLAAAKPSLLPDWPQDYTCNSPLDYQGSLVKNAHFSSLRCKALVSRGSIFNLLICLHLVFLFAFGATISGHFVSAILNRWDSSGK